GCTACTTGGATGCCACCACGTTGATGGAATGGATGATCCGCAAAGGCATGCCTCAGCGCCGTGCCCACCATCTCGTCGGTGCGATCGTCGGTGAAGCGATGGAGCGAGACGTACCGCTCAGCGAGTTGCCCTTGGAGGCAATGCAGATGCACGCACCTGAGATCGATGATTCGGTATTTGAGATTCTCGGCAGCAAGAACGCGGTGAACGCCTTCGTCAGCTATGGATCGTCCGCCCCGGCGCAGGTGCGAAGCCAGGTTGAGCGTTGGAAATCGCAATTGGCGAGTTCCTAAGGGGCAACGGTCCACTTTGGATTCTTAGGACCGCTGATTGCTCCATAGCGAAAGCAGTTCGACGAGATGCTCGGTCGCCTCGACCATTTCGTCGAGGCAGGCGAATTCGCGGACGCTGTGAATGTTGTGCTGGCCGCTCGACAGATTTGGCGTCGGCAATCCTTTCTCGGTCAATTGACTGCCATCGGTCCCGCCGCGAACGATCTCGCGGCGACACGGACGGCCGAGATTCTTAAACGCTTGCTCGGCAAACTCAACCGCTTGGGGAAGCGTTTCCAAGCCCTCGCGAAGGTTGCGGTATTGACGATAGATCGTGACGTCCGCTTTGACGCCGGGCGTTCTCTTTGCGGCGGTTTCCGCAGCGCTGCGAACGCGATCGGCATACCCCACCAAATCATCGGAATCAAACGAACGCAGGATCAACTCCACGGTCGCTTCGCCGACGCCTCCGTGGATCGCGTGGGGATGGATAAACCCTTGGCGATCTGAGGTGGTTTCGGGCGTCATCTCTTGGCGTGGCAAATCCGCGACGAAATCGGCCGCCGCTCGCATCGCATTGACCATCACCCCTTTGGCGATTGCCGGATGTATGTTGTTGCCGGTGAACCGCACCGTGGCTCCATCAGCCGAGAAGGTTTCGACATCAATGTCTCCGGCGCCACCTCCATCGATCGTGTACGCGACCATCGCATTCAATGCCGGCAAATCGATTTTGTCGGTACCGTGCCCAATCTCTTCGTCACAGGTAAACAACACACGAACGTCACCGTGTTGCAAATGAGGATTCTCGATCAAGGTCTGAGCGAGCTCCATGATGATGGCGATGCCCGCCTTGTCGTCACCGCCCAGCAGCGTCGTCCCGTCGGTCGTCACCAACGTCTTGCCGATCATCGATTCGAGCTCGGGTGTTGCGGCACAGGAAATCTCGATTCCCGCGGGCAGCCGAATGTCGCCTCCGGGATAAGACTCGATCACCTGGGGCGAAACGTTCTCGCTGGGGGCTTCGGGTGACGTATCCATGTGCGCGACCAAAGCGACCACGGGGCTATGCCCTCCGTTGGTTGCGGGAATGGTCCCCCACACCAAAGCGTTCTCATCCATCCGAGCGTCCGTGATACTCATTTCACGCAACTCTTGCTCCAAAAATCGAGCAAGCGTCCGCTGTTTTTGCGAGCTGGGATATTGATCGCTATTGGGGTCCGCAGCGGTGTCGATCCGCACGTAACGCAAGAAACGCTCGAGCAGCCGTGTTGAATTGATCGTGACGGTAGGGGGGTGTGTCATGGTTTATCGCGTTGACTGGATTAGCGTGTGAACGAGGCCAAGTTTTGATATCTTTACGGCAAGTGACACCATATTAAGAGAGAATCGTTGACGGTTTAAGGTTACGGCGTAAAGATTCGGACGAAAGCGTGCCACGCGCCCGCGACTCCACTCGCTGAGCTCCCGCCGACCTGCGGATGACTCTCCACACTCATCCTTGCCTTGCCCACGGCGCTGCGAGGTTACCTCCAGTGAAACAATCCCATGACCGAAAAAGTCGCCCATTTCATTTTCGATGTGGAAAGTATCGCGGATGGGGAACTGATCGCGGACGTCCGGTACGGTGGCCAAGGGCTATCGCCCAAGAAAGCGATCGAGACCTATCAAGATGAGTTGGTCGAGCAAAACGGCACCACCTTTATCCCCCATACCTTCCAAATTCCGATCTCGGTCGTGATCGCCAAAGTGGCTGCCGAC
The sequence above is a segment of the Novipirellula galeiformis genome. Coding sequences within it:
- the pepT gene encoding peptidase T; its protein translation is MTHPPTVTINSTRLLERFLRYVRIDTAADPNSDQYPSSQKQRTLARFLEQELREMSITDARMDENALVWGTIPATNGGHSPVVALVAHMDTSPEAPSENVSPQVIESYPGGDIRLPAGIEISCAATPELESMIGKTLVTTDGTTLLGGDDKAGIAIIMELAQTLIENPHLQHGDVRVLFTCDEEIGHGTDKIDLPALNAMVAYTIDGGGAGDIDVETFSADGATVRFTGNNIHPAIAKGVMVNAMRAAADFVADLPRQEMTPETTSDRQGFIHPHAIHGGVGEATVELILRSFDSDDLVGYADRVRSAAETAAKRTPGVKADVTIYRQYRNLREGLETLPQAVEFAEQAFKNLGRPCRREIVRGGTDGSQLTEKGLPTPNLSSGQHNIHSVREFACLDEMVEATEHLVELLSLWSNQRS